In a single window of the Planctomycetota bacterium genome:
- a CDS encoding nucleotidyltransferase family protein: MKALLLGAGYATRLYPLTKDRPKPLLPVAGVPILTRICEQVFKVKDLDRIYVVSNHRFAAHYYGWLRDYQEQRAFPVPVEIYDDLTQSPDDRLGAIGDIQFVIRNAKVEDDLLVIAGDNLFEFSLQDFAAFGRSRGAAVCLKDLGRKEKVSLYGAVEIDKNGRIVGFEEKPPKPRTTLISIGVYYFPKIHLPLFQEFLDEGKGKDAPGYYLQWLHPRIPVYGYVVEGSWFDIGDIDSYNAANEMMLTRGPS; this comes from the coding sequence ATGAAAGCCCTCCTCCTTGGCGCAGGATACGCCACCCGCCTCTATCCTCTGACGAAGGACCGCCCGAAGCCTCTGCTCCCCGTGGCCGGCGTGCCGATCCTCACCCGGATCTGCGAGCAGGTCTTCAAAGTCAAGGATCTGGACCGGATCTACGTCGTCTCCAACCACCGGTTCGCGGCGCATTACTACGGCTGGCTCCGGGATTACCAGGAGCAGCGCGCCTTCCCCGTGCCCGTCGAGATCTACGACGACCTCACCCAAAGCCCCGACGACCGCCTCGGCGCCATCGGGGACATCCAGTTCGTGATCCGCAACGCCAAAGTCGAAGACGACCTCCTCGTGATCGCCGGAGACAACCTCTTCGAGTTCTCGCTTCAGGACTTCGCGGCGTTCGGCCGGTCGCGGGGGGCCGCGGTGTGCCTGAAGGATCTGGGGCGCAAGGAGAAAGTTTCTCTCTACGGCGCCGTGGAAATCGACAAAAACGGGAGAATCGTCGGCTTCGAGGAAAAGCCCCCGAAGCCCCGGACGACCCTGATCTCGATCGGCGTCTACTACTTCCCCAAAATCCACCTTCCGCTCTTCCAGGAGTTCCTCGACGAGGGCAAAGGAAAGGACGCTCCCGGCTATTATCTGCAATGGCTCCACCCGCGGATCCCCGTCTATGGATATGTGGTGGAAGGAAGCTGGTTCGATATCGGCGACATCGATTCCTACAACGCCGCCAACGAAATGATGCTGACCCGGGGGCCGTCATGA
- the gspK gene encoding type II secretion system minor pseudopilin GspK: MHRRRRDEGAIALILALLVLIVLALVVTQMSATSVHNRTVSENHLADLQNTYGTRSGYAHARLLLEADLEEGAEADTLHERWAAPLSIEVGRAQVEVSIRDAERALNLSALVNDKGEPNAPVVAALRRLVELLGHPADVADRIVDYVDADGRGGFETRARNRRLMDVDELLRIEGLGPEVLYGVPEKEDAPRGLLEFVTVWPAQGTWSVNVNTAPPEVLRALSDEMTAPVAAAIAAWRTGRGADGRPQEFRRVEDLKQVSGMTDEIFSSLQGFLAVRSSVFEVRARSRVGRVEKAWLYVVQRAAGQGQRPGSLKLLASRRMNDLVTARPPEER, translated from the coding sequence ATGCACCGGCGCCGCCGCGACGAGGGCGCGATCGCCCTCATCCTGGCCCTTTTGGTCCTCATCGTCCTGGCCCTCGTCGTGACCCAGATGAGCGCCACCTCGGTGCACAACCGGACCGTGTCGGAGAATCACCTGGCGGATCTCCAGAACACCTACGGGACGCGCTCGGGGTACGCCCACGCGCGGCTCCTGCTCGAGGCGGACCTCGAGGAAGGAGCGGAGGCGGACACTTTACACGAGCGATGGGCGGCGCCGCTTTCGATCGAAGTCGGGCGGGCGCAGGTGGAGGTGTCGATCCGCGACGCCGAGCGGGCGCTCAACCTCTCGGCTCTGGTCAACGACAAGGGGGAGCCCAACGCCCCCGTCGTCGCGGCCCTGCGGCGGCTGGTGGAGCTTCTGGGGCATCCGGCGGACGTGGCCGACCGGATCGTGGACTATGTGGACGCGGACGGCCGCGGCGGGTTCGAAACGCGGGCGCGCAACCGGCGCCTCATGGACGTGGACGAGCTGCTCCGGATCGAGGGGCTCGGCCCCGAAGTGCTCTACGGCGTTCCCGAGAAGGAAGACGCCCCCCGGGGGCTTCTCGAGTTCGTCACGGTGTGGCCCGCGCAGGGAACCTGGAGCGTAAACGTCAACACCGCCCCGCCGGAGGTGCTGCGGGCGCTGTCGGACGAGATGACCGCTCCGGTCGCGGCGGCGATCGCGGCGTGGCGGACGGGTCGGGGCGCGGACGGGCGCCCCCAGGAATTCCGCCGGGTCGAGGACCTCAAGCAGGTTTCGGGGATGACCGACGAGATCTTCTCGTCCCTTCAGGGGTTCCTCGCGGTACGCTCGTCCGTCTTCGAGGTGCGCGCGCGCAGCCGGGTGGGTCGGGTGGAGAAGGCGTGGCTCTACGTCGTGCAGAGAGCGGCGGGGCAGGGGCAGCGGCCGGGGTCGCTGAAGCTCCTGGCGTCGCGGCGGATGAACGATCTGGTGACCGCGCGGCCGCCCGAGGAGCGGTAG
- a CDS encoding metallophosphoesterase yields the protein MPLDAAILLCFLVAAPLAAVVVLATFLFRALARRRGWIPADLRSWIDRPAAWISSAATLLVFAGATAYGAAIERDWVETTRTEIRAGRAVLGHERFRIVHLSDLHLERLGRREERAVEAVRAARPHLVLLTGDCMNVREAGGELRTFLELLKAEAPFGVLGVPGHRDLKFPVRDLFGRAGARLLEDDTHLLTGKGRPLRLVGQSVYPGKRLRELLAGLEDDAFTIYLHHSPDGADELALRDPGQRVDLFLCGHTHGGQIGLPFWGAILTFSRHHKRYERGLYRVGDVPMYVNRGLGTEGIPVRFLARPEVAVIDLVAD from the coding sequence GTGCCCCTCGACGCGGCGATCCTGCTGTGCTTTCTCGTCGCCGCCCCGCTGGCGGCCGTTGTCGTTCTGGCGACCTTCCTCTTTCGCGCCTTGGCCCGACGCCGGGGGTGGATTCCCGCGGACCTGAGATCCTGGATCGACCGTCCGGCCGCCTGGATCTCGTCGGCGGCGACCCTCCTGGTTTTTGCGGGTGCGACGGCATACGGGGCGGCGATCGAGCGCGATTGGGTCGAGACCACCCGCACGGAGATCCGGGCGGGCCGCGCCGTCCTCGGGCACGAGCGGTTCCGGATCGTCCACCTCTCGGACCTGCACCTGGAGCGCCTGGGGCGTCGTGAAGAGCGCGCCGTCGAAGCGGTCCGGGCGGCCCGACCTCACCTCGTCCTTCTGACCGGCGACTGCATGAACGTCCGAGAGGCGGGTGGGGAACTGCGGACGTTTCTGGAGCTCCTGAAGGCGGAGGCTCCGTTCGGGGTCCTCGGAGTTCCGGGTCACCGGGACTTGAAGTTTCCGGTGCGGGATCTCTTCGGGCGGGCGGGCGCCCGGCTGCTGGAGGACGACACGCATCTTCTGACGGGGAAGGGACGGCCGCTGCGGCTCGTGGGGCAGTCCGTCTACCCGGGCAAGAGGCTTCGCGAGCTTCTGGCGGGCCTCGAGGACGACGCCTTCACGATTTACCTCCATCACTCTCCCGACGGCGCCGATGAGCTGGCGCTGCGGGACCCGGGCCAGCGGGTGGATCTCTTTCTGTGCGGCCACACGCACGGGGGGCAGATCGGCCTCCCCTTTTGGGGGGCGATTCTGACGTTCTCCCGGCACCACAAGCGGTACGAGCGGGGGCTCTACCGGGTCGGGGACGTGCCCATGTATGTCAACCGCGGGCTCGGCACGGAGGGAATTCCGGTGCGGTTTCTGGCGCGCCCGGAAGTGGCGGTGATCGATCTCGTGGCCGATTAG
- a CDS encoding PEGA domain-containing protein, translated as MARRSWTPVAFVLLCGCVERTIYVRSDPPGAVVYLDDQRMGVTPCEIPYVWYGKREIVLELQKYRLVREIVTLNPPWWQYFPLDFITDVLVPFTIRDRTELSYVLEPAAPTAEEREEIRARAREMREKAGVSPR; from the coding sequence ATGGCCCGCCGCTCCTGGACGCCGGTGGCGTTCGTTCTTCTCTGCGGCTGCGTGGAGCGCACGATCTACGTCCGCAGCGACCCCCCGGGGGCGGTGGTGTATCTGGACGACCAGCGGATGGGCGTGACGCCCTGCGAGATCCCCTACGTCTGGTACGGCAAGCGCGAGATCGTCCTGGAGCTTCAGAAGTACCGCCTGGTCCGCGAGATCGTGACGCTCAACCCCCCCTGGTGGCAGTATTTCCCCCTGGACTTCATCACGGACGTCCTGGTGCCCTTCACGATCCGGGACCGGACGGAGCTGTCGTACGTTCTGGAGCCGGCGGCGCCCACCGCCGAAGAGCGCGAGGAGATCCGCGCGCGCGCCCGGGAGATGCGCGAGAAGGCGGGGGTTTCGCCCCGGTAG